The stretch of DNA TCGCCGGAAACAGCGCGAGCGTCGCCACCAGCGTGGCCGGCGTGAAGCGAAGCCCCACCGCAAGGCCCACGGCAAGCTGGCCGAGTTCCCGGCTCATCGGGACCGCGGCCAGCCGGGCGCCCGCGGCGGCAAAGACGCCGCAGGCGAAGAACGGCCCCAGCATCCAGGGCAGGGGGATCCCCGCCCGGGATGCGGCAGTGCCGCCCGCGAGCGCAACCGCATAGGTCAGCGCGGCGCGGGACCACCAGGTAGGGTCGCGCCACCAGGGGGCGGGGGCCGCCCCCTTGCTGTCCCGGGTTGCACTCATGGCCGCATCACGCCGTGCGCAGGGCGGCCATCAGCGTGTCGATGCTGGGCAGCTTCTCGAAGCCCGACACCATCTCGACCACCTGCTCGGCGCGGGACTTGTCCCAGTTGGCGAACTCGGCGCATTCGAGGAACTTGCCCGCCACCTCGTCGTAGGACATCGGGTTCGCGGGGCTGCCCTTGCCGAAATCGGCCATGCCCGAGATGGTCCGGCCGTCCGTGGTCTCGATGTCGATATAGGTGGTCATCAGGTGGTAGCCGGCGGCCTCGGCGCGCTCGTCCACCACGAAGTCCACCTTCTCGATCATCGCCTTCACGTCCGCACGGTTCACCACCTCGTCGGTGAATTCGTTCAGACCGGCGCGGCCCTCGATCAGCAGGATCGCCATGCAGAACTGCATGGAGAACTTGCCCTGAAGCTCGTTGGTCGGGCGGTGGTGGATCAGCGCGTTCGGCATGTTCGAGTTGGTGCCCACGCGCACATGCTTGACCTGGTCGGCGGTCAGGTTGTTCTCGCGGATCAGGCGCAGCATCTCGGTCATGCCCGGATGGGTCAGAGAGCCCGACGGATGCGGCTTGATCGACACGCCGGGGCTGTCGAAGGTCCAGGGCGCGCCCAGCTTGCCGCGGATCGCACCGGCGTCATAGCCGCCGCCGGCCGCGCGGAAGAAGCCGCGCATCGCCTCGAGGATGTTGTCCGAGGCGGTCCAGCCGTACTCGGCGAACTGTGCCGCGGCAACGCCCGATTCCGAGCTGCGCCCGGCATGGAACGGCTTGGTCATGGTGCCGAAATTCTCGCGCAGGCCGGCCGACTGGCTGCCCGCGACGGAAAGGGCGCGCAGCATCGCGTCGCGCGACAGCCCCATCAGGCGCCCGGCAGCCGAGGCCGATGCGAAGGTGCCGCAGGTCGCGGTGGCGTGAAAGCCGGTCTGGTAGTGGCGCGGGTCGATCGCCTCGGCGATCTTGCACTCCACCTCGACGCCCAGGTGATAGGCCAGCATGATGTCGGCGCCGGACTTGCCCAGCGTCTCGCCCATTGCCAGCGCAGAGGGCAGGGCGGGGGCGGTCGGGTGGGTCAGAAGCCCGTAGACCCGGTCCTTGGCGACGGCAAGCTGGGTGTCGTCGTAGTCGTCCGCGTGGATGCCGACGCCATTCGCGAAGGCGGCAAAACGGGGCGCCACCTTGCGGTTCGAGCCGATCACCGTGGCAGTGCCTTCGCCCAGGTTCAGGTCCGCGAGATGCCTGCGGACATATTCGCCGGACTTCGCGACCGATCCGGACAGCGCAAGGCCAAGACCGTCGAGAATCGACTTCTTGCCGTTCTCGACCACGACGGCGGGCAGGTCGGACAGGCTTGCCGAAAGCACGAAGTCCGCAACCTCGCCGGTCAGGCCGGCGCCCACCTCGGCCCAGGCCTCTGCCGGGCTGGCGTTGGTAACGATCTTGTTCAAGCGGACCTCCTATGGCTGAAAGCGATCTCGGGGGATTTTCCCGGCCGGATCGTGTACATTCATGTGCGACGGGGGCGTGTTCAAAGCCTCGCCGGTATCCTGCGATACTGGCGAGAGCTGTCGATTGTCAACACTTAACGCCAAGGCGCTGACGGGCTGCCATGCGCCTCGACAGGCGCGCCTGGACTGGTTTCATTGCCTGATCCGCTGCCCCCCAAGCCGGGCGGCGACAAACTTGATGAATTAGACACGCCAACATTGTTGACAGTTAACGGGCCGGCCCGTAGCGTCCGAGTCGCGTGTCCGGTATCCGGGGAGGGATCCGGGCGCATGGCCATCGGTTGATGGTCTATCCGTAATGTAAACGGGAGGAGAGCAATGGCTCACAACTATAATCGCCGCTCCGCGCTGAAGCTGGGCGCTGGCGGTCTGGCGGCAGCGACGCTGGCGTCGCCGTCGATCCTGCGGGCGCAGTCGGGGTATCCGAACCGGCCGATCAACATCGTCGTGCCGTTCGACACCGGCGGCTACAACGACCGTCTGGCACGCGCCTTCGCGCCCTTCCTGCAGGAAGCGCTGGGCCAGCCGCTGACGATCATCAACCGTGGCGGCGCCGGCGCCCTGCTGGGCCACACCTTCTTCCTGCAGCAGCCCGACGACGGCTACACCATCCTCTGCACCTCGGCGGCGCCCTACATCCCGCTGAACATCCTGACGCAGAACGCGCAGTTCTCGCTGGATGACTACTACATGGTG from Halovulum dunhuangense encodes:
- a CDS encoding MmgE/PrpD family protein, with product MNKIVTNASPAEAWAEVGAGLTGEVADFVLSASLSDLPAVVVENGKKSILDGLGLALSGSVAKSGEYVRRHLADLNLGEGTATVIGSNRKVAPRFAAFANGVGIHADDYDDTQLAVAKDRVYGLLTHPTAPALPSALAMGETLGKSGADIMLAYHLGVEVECKIAEAIDPRHYQTGFHATATCGTFASASAAGRLMGLSRDAMLRALSVAGSQSAGLRENFGTMTKPFHAGRSSESGVAAAQFAEYGWTASDNILEAMRGFFRAAGGGYDAGAIRGKLGAPWTFDSPGVSIKPHPSGSLTHPGMTEMLRLIRENNLTADQVKHVRVGTNSNMPNALIHHRPTNELQGKFSMQFCMAILLIEGRAGLNEFTDEVVNRADVKAMIEKVDFVVDERAEAAGYHLMTTYIDIETTDGRTISGMADFGKGSPANPMSYDEVAGKFLECAEFANWDKSRAEQVVEMVSGFEKLPSIDTLMAALRTA